Genomic segment of Hoplias malabaricus isolate fHopMal1 chromosome 14, fHopMal1.hap1, whole genome shotgun sequence:
TGTGGGAAAGGGCCTTAAAGACGTTGGCGCAGGTTCATTTAAGAGTTCTTAATAAACAGCAGCGTCTGAGGTTCACGTGCAGACGAGCGCACGCGGCGCCTCACTGCTGCCttcattaaatataatttatattaaagGATTTTAGTGtctttattatgtatttatgaGCATTAATGTGATAGTAAGTCCTTTATAAACCCTTTATAAAGAGTGGGGAACCCACAAAGCACTTAACTGTGGATCTTTGTGACGGCTGAGTGTTTGTTTCTCACTGGTGTTTTTGTTAAAATCATGTCGCTGTGGAGCGGAGCTTTGAATATTAAAGttatacagtgttttaaagctcttttctaatatatttctcataaattataataaaaactgtGATGATATCGACTGggaatgatttattttattaatttcgtGAAACAGACAGTTGACACGGTGCGGTTTGAGAAAATACAGAGGAACATCTCCCCGTTTCTGCTGCGTATCGTCAGCCAGAGTTCAGGGCGGTGCTGAAGAGTGGAACCAGGCGCCTGCCTCCAACAGCTCCTCACAGGAAGTTGTTAAGCTCCTCACAGGAAGTTGTTAAGCTCCTCGCAGGAAGTTGTTGAAGTAAACGGAAAAATAATTAACTGTTTTCAAAGCAAACTACGAACCACAGGAGTTTCAActttaaaatcttaaaaacCTTAAGCTGCAGTTCCAGCTGCTGACCACGAGGCGCCGCCAAAGTCAATATCGTCCACAGGAGGGAAACAGTGAGTACTTTTCTTTAAACTTTCTATAAAAACACTGGTGGTGTGTGAAAGTAAAGCTCTGCGTTGTTCTCTGGGGGAGGTTTGACGCTCGTAAAGAAACGAGTCCTGGCTTTTTAAGGTCTGTTTATCCACACGGCTGTTAAAGGGTAAATAAAGAGTGATCACCGTAGAGGAGTGAATTTCTAAAGCTCTTGTCCCGGTCGCTCTGAGCCGTTGTGCTCTCGGGGACAGAGGAGTTTAACGCTCTCTCCGCTGGTggctgctttttgttttttttcttttgcaaatGACTGCATTGTTAGTGATGCAGTGTAATGAGGGTCATTAGTGGGGGTGCGGGACATTATGCGTGGGCCTGTGGGGGTGTGAATGGCTTTCCCTGGGGGAGGAGAGCCACAGGGCTCCACTGAAATGAGCTGAGCTCAGAGGAGAAGGCTCTCATTTCCAGAAGAAGTCGTTTCAGAGCtttctgtgttctctggttTATTTCTGTGGGATCTTCTTCACCATGCTCCACTCCGCGCTCCTGATCCTCACCTCCGTGACGCTGCTGACACTAGGCCACTGCAGAACCCTGTTCCTCAGTTCTGCAGCTCGAGGAGAGGTTGAGAGAAAGTGCGCTGCCTTAGACTCGCCCTGGACAGAGGCCCGGCTTCAGCGAGGTCACTGGGGTCACATCTACAGGCTCAGGGTCCTCTCCATGAGCAGAGACGGGGCGAAGAGGACGGTTTTTCCAGAGGAGCCGCTCTTTCGCTACGTGAGACGAGTTTATCGCTGCTGTCAGATGGGCTTCTACTGCAGAGGAGTGAAGGGGATTCAGGGCAGAGACACCGGGGGTAAGAGGGGCGTTTATACGGGAGGAAAACGGGGGGTTAATAGAGGGGCCTGGGTCCAGGGgagtttttaaagaaacagagaACTCTACTCTTCCTCTTCTTATTTCTAGATGTGTTTCTGCTTATTGTTCTCCAGAGAAAGTACTTTGTTTTGCTCTCAGTTCATTGTTAAGCTTTATTTCCTGTTGGAAGAAGGATAAAAGAATTAAAGAAACGAGTGGAGGACTCACAACGGTCTCAGAGAAGTGTTTCTGCTGGGGACTCCATTAAATACAACACATTCTTCTCAGTCCACGAGGGCGTTAAATAAAGCAGGATTTCAGAGTAGAGCTGGACAACACCATACCTCCTACACACACCGGGGCCAGGGGTGCACTCCAACTAAATAATACTTCAGAATTAAAGACAGTACAAAAAAAATCCTGAGCTTTAACGGTGAAAAaggggttaacaaagtatgcagagtaacagaagGACTACAGCGTGTGGCCTGTGGCGGGGGCTTTAATGTTCTGGATGATGTGTGTCTACTGAACTAAGCAGAGCAGGGTTTAAACCGTGTCCCGGATGTAAATGAACCCAGAGCAGTGTCCTGGTGTAACgcctgtgttctctgtgtcctgaaggtggcGGTATTGAGTTTGTTCTGAGCGAGGACGTCCTCTCGGCGCCGGTGCTGAGAGCGGAGCTCCACCTCCACGTTTTAGACCCTCAGCCTCTCAGCGTCCGACCGCTTCTGCCTTCACTGGAGAAACGCCAGCTGCCCACGAGGTGTGACCCCAAACACTGCCTCTTTACTCTGTAGAGATaggtttattattcattataaacTGTATTCCTGTTTCAAAATAAGAGTCCCATTAAATCTGCATCTTACGCTGGTGTTACTCCCAGAAAAGAAGAACATTAATCGGGAGCGTGTTCCTCTGTTTACGGCAGCCTCTGCTCTTCCAGGGGGGACTTACACTGGATCAGAGGTTACCAAACATTCCCTGCAGTGCCCCTCTTTTcactccagcacacacacacacacacacaactgaaaaCAAAGCCACACATCACCTTCACAGTGTGAATTATTACAATCACATGCCTGCACCACCCCATGGGACAAGCCCCTGCTTCGGGAACCTCTgaactgctgtgaggatttgatggcatccaggcatcagtgaggtcaggttggAGGATTGATATGAGCTGGGATCTAGAACTAATGATGAACtcccccccctcctctctctctctccctctctctcctccccctctccctctctctctctctctccctctctctcccccccctctccctctctctctctctccctctccctctctctctctctccctctctctctctctctctctctaggcacAGTGTATGGTCTGAGAACGGTATTTTGGAGCTGAGGGTGGACTTGTCCTTCTTCTTTCAGGCGCATGATGGAGGCGACAAAGGCCAGAGTTTACTGGACATCAGGAGGGTGGGTGTCCTGAGGGGACCATGGGCTTCAGACCCGCGAGAAAAAACCCCAGGAGAGGGATCAGTGGAGCGCCCCCTAGAGGAGGCAGTGGAGCTTGGACTCGCTTtgcactgcagcaaagagggggATATAACTGAGCCGTGTGATAAATATGGAGTTCAGCTTCTACACACACCTTTCATTACACTGTCGtacagataacacacacacacacacacacacacagctccagtgcttTGTGTAATCCCAGTGCTCCGTCCTAATCTCACCTCCCAAGACTCCACTGAGAGTGTTTATCAAATACAATACAGAGGGCACAGTATTCACTGTGGCATAGATACACCGTTACAGGAGGGAGGGTGAGGGCAGAGATCCAGGGTTAGAGCTCATTAGCTCCAGTGTAATACCCACTTTTATACCAGACTGTTCCACTGCAGTGAGCCACACTGCAGCAGCTGAAGTTCCACAGCGCCCCCGTGTGTTGTCTGCTCTGTGCGCTCAGACTGTAAACTGTAAGaccacaaatacaaacaacaaaGAACAGGGGGGAGAGCTGAGTATGTAGCAGGGCTAGCGCTCCAGCAAGTGTCCGAGTTGAgaaacagcttcaaaatcacacaACGTCAAAGTCAGCCATTGCAGGAAGCGGCGGGGACATGTCCTCAGCGTAAACAACCCCTGAGCCATCCACAGTCATAGACTGACGGCTCTTAAGTGTGAGATCCAACCAATAACGTGGCAGAAATCCAGGGGAGGTGAGATTAGCACGGGGGAGCGAGATTAAGCGGTGGATTAGCCTGACTGGAgagatgctaatgctaatggctCCTGCTGTTTAATAACAATAGAGAAGCTGTTCACTGCTAATGCTCCTAGCTTTACATCTCGAGCACTTCAGCAAGTCcttttcagtttatttaatttatatggGTGTTGTTCTGTGGGAAGAGAAATGTAAATAGTGTAAAGACAAAGTTATATATCGTGCTTTTGCCCTCATTCTCAGAAttgtgttttattgcatttactcgtttttcaaaataaaagacgGTTTCCAATTAGAGTTTGAGTGAAGTCTACTGTGCTGTTTTCAGGTGTGTggaatccacacacacacacacacacacaaaggctaaGAGATGTACAACAGCTGACAGGAAATAAGTGTATACTACAGatattcagtcacacactcactgtccactctctcagcgcCGCTGACCACACCAGTCCCTCTGTAAttctacacttacacactgtagaactgtctacctgttgctctgcatactttgttagcctccATTCACTGTTCTTCAAGGGTCCAGGTAAGaatatgtcatttaaggtgaaatatgccattcattcattatctgtaacccttatccagttcagggtcgcggtgggtccagagcctacctggaatcattgggcgcagggcaggaatacaccctggagggggcgccagtccttcacagggcaacacagatacacacacattcacacctacggacacttttgagtcgccaatccacctaataacgtgtgttttttggagctgtggcaggaaactggagcacccggaggaaacccacgcgggcacggggagaacacatcaactcctcaaagacagtcacccggagtgggaatcgaacccacaacctccagcaagtgtccctggagctgtgtgactgcgacacctacctgctgcgccaccgtgccatttaaggtggaatatgtcatttaaggtgaaatttgTGATTAAAGgtgaaatatacaattatatTCCAACTTAaatcacatatttcaccttaaatgacatattccaacttatattacatatttcaccttaaacGACATATTCCACCTCAAATTACATATTTCACCtttaaatgacatattccacctttaatggcatattccaccttaaatgacatattccaccttaaaatgacatattccatctttaatgacatatttcaccttaaatgacatattccatctttaaaacatatttaattttaatgacatattccaccttaaattacatatttcacattaaatgacatattccacctttaatggcatatttcACCTTGAATTACATATTCCACCTTTAATGACATATTCCaacttaaattacatatttcaaCTTTAATGACATATTTCACCTTAAGTGGCATATTCCACCTTTAATGAcatattccacctttaaaacatatttaattttaatgacatatttcaccttaaattacatatttcaccttaaattacatatttcacctttaatggcatatttcacatttaatgtcatattccaccttaaataacatatttcactttaaatgacatattccaCTTTTAATggcatattccaccttaaatgacatatttcacctttaaattacatatttcacctttaattgcatattccaccttaaatgacatatttcaccttaaattacatattccacctttaatggcatatttcATCTTTAATgacatattccaccttaaataacatatttcaccttaaatgacatatttcacctttaatggcatattccacctttaatggcatattccaccttaaataacatatttcactttaa
This window contains:
- the si:ch211-170d8.2 gene encoding uncharacterized protein si:ch211-170d8.2; this encodes MLHSALLILTSVTLLTLGHCRTLFLSSAARGEVERKCAALDSPWTEARLQRGHWGHIYRLRVLSMSRDGAKRTVFPEEPLFRYVRRVYRCCQMGFYCRGVKGIQGRDTGGKRGGGIEFVLSEDVLSAPVLRAELHLHVLDPQPLSVRPLLPSLEKRQLPTRHSVWSENGILELRVDLSFFFQAHDGGDKGQSLLDIRRVGVLRGPWASDPREKTPGEGSVERPLEEAVELGLALHCSKEGDITEPCDKYGVQLLHTPFITLSYR